The proteins below come from a single Synechococcus sp. WH 8101 genomic window:
- the recN gene encoding DNA repair protein RecN codes for MLTGLRLQNIALIDSLELDFQQGFTVLTGETGAGKSILLDALDAVLGGLQGTAAQRLIRRDGDRAGIEARFTVQAGLRAWLAAHDLPLDDDQELVVSRDWRRQDDRLSSRFRVNGVVINRQQVLSLRPLLIDLTVQGQSQQLSRPGLQRRWLDRLGGPELEELLQRVRQHWQHWRLCFERLEQARADHQRLQHDWGERQELLAELEAAALEDPLEIQVLTAEQDRLVHGVRLQEGLAELVGRLQDGADQAPSAVDHLVACCHELQQMVALDSSLQPLAERCLDLEATVRDLIKDLETYGAALESDPDRLHVLQDRLALLKRLERRHGQDLAGLCELRDALREQLEPGGADGAVQALELEEYQARLQRDQSNGVLTERRHRVARQLEQDLLAHLRPMGLANVRFQVAVDPSEPGEAGADAVSFLFSANPGQPLAPLGEVASGGEMSRFLLALKTCLAAVDGSSTLLFDEIDTGVSGRVSGAMADLLRTLSRHRQVFCVTHQPLVAAAADHHFRVSKAVENGETRSRVSHLRDTQAREQELAELAGGNLGEARAYAASLLEQRAA; via the coding sequence GTGCTGACCGGGCTGCGACTGCAGAACATTGCCCTGATCGACAGTCTGGAACTTGATTTCCAGCAGGGTTTCACCGTGCTCACCGGTGAGACCGGCGCCGGCAAGTCGATCCTGTTGGATGCGTTGGATGCCGTGCTGGGCGGGCTGCAGGGTACGGCGGCCCAGCGGTTGATTCGCCGCGATGGCGATCGGGCTGGTATCGAAGCGCGGTTCACTGTGCAGGCGGGACTCCGCGCCTGGTTGGCAGCCCATGATCTCCCCCTCGATGACGACCAGGAACTGGTGGTCAGCCGCGATTGGCGTCGTCAGGACGATCGGCTCAGCAGTCGCTTCCGCGTCAATGGGGTGGTGATCAATCGGCAGCAGGTGCTGTCGTTACGGCCTTTGCTGATTGATCTCACGGTGCAGGGGCAGAGTCAGCAGTTGTCCAGGCCCGGTCTGCAACGGCGCTGGTTGGATCGTCTTGGCGGGCCGGAGCTGGAGGAGCTGCTGCAGCGGGTGCGTCAGCATTGGCAGCACTGGCGGTTGTGCTTCGAGCGGCTCGAGCAGGCCCGTGCCGATCATCAGCGTCTGCAGCACGACTGGGGCGAGCGCCAGGAGCTGCTGGCGGAATTGGAGGCTGCCGCCTTGGAGGATCCGCTGGAGATTCAGGTGCTCACGGCTGAGCAGGATCGGCTGGTGCACGGCGTTCGCCTGCAGGAGGGATTGGCTGAATTGGTGGGTCGCCTTCAGGACGGAGCGGATCAGGCCCCTTCGGCGGTGGATCACCTGGTGGCCTGCTGCCATGAACTGCAGCAGATGGTGGCCCTGGATAGCTCCCTGCAGCCCTTGGCGGAGCGTTGCCTCGATCTTGAGGCCACCGTGCGAGATCTGATCAAGGATCTGGAGACCTATGGCGCTGCCCTGGAGAGCGATCCGGATCGGCTCCATGTCTTGCAGGATCGTCTGGCTTTGCTGAAACGGTTGGAGCGCCGCCATGGTCAGGATCTCGCCGGCCTCTGCGAGCTCCGCGATGCCCTGCGCGAACAGCTGGAGCCTGGTGGTGCGGATGGGGCCGTGCAGGCTTTGGAGCTGGAGGAATATCAGGCCCGATTGCAGCGTGATCAGAGCAACGGTGTGCTGACGGAGCGCCGCCATCGGGTGGCCCGTCAGCTGGAGCAGGACTTGCTGGCCCATCTGCGGCCGATGGGTCTGGCCAATGTGCGGTTTCAGGTGGCGGTGGATCCCTCAGAGCCCGGCGAGGCTGGTGCTGATGCTGTGTCGTTTCTGTTTTCCGCCAATCCCGGCCAGCCCCTCGCTCCTCTGGGGGAGGTGGCATCGGGTGGGGAGATGTCGCGTTTTCTGCTCGCGCTCAAGACCTGTCTGGCAGCCGTGGATGGCTCCAGCACCCTGCTGTTTGATGAGATCGACACGGGCGTGAGTGGGCGTGTCAGCGGGGCGATGGCCGATCTGCTCCGTACCCTGTCGCGCCACCGTCAGGTGTTCTGTGTGACCCATCAACCGCTGGTGGCGGCAGCGGCCGACCATCATTTCCGGGTGAGTAAAGCGGTGGAGAACGGCGAGACCCGTTCGCGAGTGTCCCACCTGCGGGACACTCAGGCGCGTGAGCAGGAACTGGCGGAACTGGCCGGTGGCAATCTGGGTGAGGCGCGCGCCTATGCCGCGAGCCTGTTGGAACAGCGTGCAGCCTGA
- a CDS encoding AarF/ABC1/UbiB kinase family protein — MAYDPAAITRIYAGHPQRLIRRLWQTLVPISLLLLGIGSDWMLGLLRTPERARRRARECAELLVDLGPAFIKAGQALSTRPDIVPPVLLEELAQLQDQLPGFSSDLAMACIEEDLGVPVHEHFDSLEREPISAASLGQVHRGVLKGGQPVAVKVQRPGLREQITLDLYIVRNIAAWLNRNIGLIRSDLVALIDELGQRVFEEMDYLNEAANAERFRELHRNNPRIAVPAIYRDATSRRVLTMEWIDGVKLTNLDAVRAMGIDPDDMVEVGVNCSLQQLLEHGFFHADPHPGNLLALEDGRLCYLDFGMMSEVSRESRTGLIQAVVHLVNRNFSKLSKDFVTLGFLAEDVNLEPIVPAFESVFSQALEMGVNRMDFKSVTDDMSGVMYRFPFRVPPYYALIIRSLVTLEGIALSVDPDFKILGAAYPYFARRLMEDPDPQLRQSLKEMLFDGDAFRWTRLENLVASAASQAQLDLDTLLDQVLDFLFSPNGGMLRNQLVDAVVDRLDALGWFTMRRISRQLPRRLQPPGLMASASWQTADDEMLDLEPIRQLVAVLQQLPGFRPELVLRRLPRLMREPGARTMGLSVAKGLAERGVVRLVRVAAGVPA, encoded by the coding sequence ATGGCCTACGACCCAGCGGCGATCACCCGGATCTATGCCGGTCACCCCCAGCGGTTGATCCGACGCCTCTGGCAAACCCTGGTGCCGATCAGTCTGCTGCTGCTGGGTATCGGCAGCGATTGGATGCTGGGCCTGCTGAGGACGCCGGAACGGGCCCGACGCCGAGCGCGGGAATGCGCCGAACTGCTGGTGGACCTCGGGCCAGCGTTCATCAAAGCGGGGCAGGCCCTCTCCACCCGACCAGACATCGTTCCACCGGTGCTGCTCGAGGAACTGGCGCAACTGCAGGACCAGCTACCCGGATTCTCCAGTGACCTGGCGATGGCCTGCATCGAAGAGGATCTGGGGGTGCCCGTGCATGAACACTTCGACTCGCTGGAGCGCGAGCCGATCTCTGCCGCCTCCCTGGGTCAGGTGCACCGAGGCGTGCTGAAAGGCGGTCAGCCGGTGGCCGTGAAGGTGCAGCGGCCGGGGCTGCGGGAACAAATCACGCTCGATCTCTACATCGTGCGCAACATCGCCGCCTGGTTGAACCGCAACATCGGCCTAATCCGCAGCGATCTTGTGGCCCTGATCGATGAACTAGGGCAACGGGTGTTCGAAGAGATGGATTATCTCAACGAAGCCGCCAATGCCGAACGGTTCCGGGAGCTGCACCGCAACAATCCACGCATTGCCGTTCCGGCGATTTATCGGGATGCCACCAGTCGGCGGGTGCTGACGATGGAATGGATCGATGGTGTGAAACTCACCAACCTGGATGCGGTGCGGGCGATGGGCATCGATCCGGACGACATGGTGGAAGTGGGTGTGAACTGCAGCCTGCAGCAGCTGCTGGAACACGGCTTCTTTCACGCCGATCCCCACCCGGGCAACCTGCTGGCCCTCGAGGACGGAAGGCTGTGTTACCTCGATTTTGGGATGATGAGCGAGGTGAGCCGGGAGTCACGCACGGGCCTGATCCAGGCGGTGGTGCATCTGGTGAACCGCAACTTCAGCAAGCTCTCCAAGGACTTCGTCACCCTCGGCTTCCTAGCCGAAGACGTGAATCTCGAACCGATCGTTCCCGCCTTCGAGAGCGTCTTCAGCCAGGCACTGGAGATGGGCGTGAATCGGATGGACTTCAAGAGCGTCACCGATGACATGTCGGGCGTGATGTATCGCTTTCCCTTCCGGGTGCCGCCTTATTACGCCCTGATCATCCGCTCCCTGGTGACCCTGGAGGGGATCGCCCTGAGCGTGGATCCCGACTTCAAAATCCTCGGTGCGGCCTACCCCTACTTCGCCCGTCGCCTGATGGAGGATCCCGATCCGCAACTCCGCCAGAGCCTTAAGGAGATGCTGTTTGACGGTGACGCCTTCCGCTGGACCCGCCTGGAAAATCTGGTGGCCAGTGCGGCGAGTCAAGCCCAGCTGGACCTCGACACCCTGCTCGACCAGGTGCTCGATTTCCTCTTCTCTCCCAACGGGGGCATGCTGCGCAATCAATTGGTCGACGCGGTGGTCGACCGCCTCGATGCCCTCGGCTGGTTCACAATGCGTCGGATCAGCCGGCAGCTGCCACGGCGCCTGCAACCACCGGGCCTTATGGCATCGGCGTCCTGGCAAACGGCCGACGACGAGATGCTCGATCTCGAACCCATCCGTCAACTGGTCGCCGTGCTGCAGCAATTGCCGGGATTCCGCCCGGAGCTGGTGCTGCGACGCCTGCCCCGTCTGATGCGTGAACCTGGAGCGCGCACCATGGGCCTGAGTGTGGCCAAGGGACTGGCCGAACGAGGAGTTGTCCGCCTCGTGCGCGTCGCCGCTGGTGTTCCTGCCTAG